From the genome of Phreatobacter cathodiphilus, one region includes:
- the hpf gene encoding ribosome hibernation-promoting factor, HPF/YfiA family, with the protein MALRISGKNLDIGEALRDRIAGRVNEAAQRYIDGRVTGHVTVEKEAHGFRTIAALHLPTGMSLQAEAFAPDAYAACDLGVERIEKRLRRYARRLKDRAGHHAQPAGIEMPYVVIEAPKEETEDEGANGAFEPVIIAEQTSSMRRMTVADAVLELDLTGAAALVFHHAVHGRVNVVYRRADGHVGWIDPPAMANGSA; encoded by the coding sequence ATGGCTCTGCGCATTTCCGGCAAGAATCTCGACATCGGCGAGGCGCTCCGCGACAGGATCGCCGGACGGGTCAACGAGGCGGCGCAGCGCTATATCGACGGGCGGGTGACGGGCCACGTCACGGTGGAAAAAGAGGCGCACGGCTTCCGCACCATCGCCGCCCTCCATCTTCCCACCGGCATGTCCCTGCAGGCCGAGGCCTTTGCACCGGACGCCTATGCCGCCTGCGACCTCGGCGTGGAGCGGATCGAGAAGCGCCTCAGGCGCTATGCGCGCCGGCTGAAGGACCGTGCCGGGCACCATGCCCAGCCCGCCGGCATCGAGATGCCCTATGTCGTCATCGAGGCTCCGAAGGAGGAGACCGAGGACGAGGGCGCGAACGGCGCCTTCGAGCCGGTCATCATCGCCGAGCAGACCTCGTCCATGCGGCGCATGACCGTCGCCGACGCCGTGCTGGAGCTCGACCTGACCGGCGCCGCCGCGCTCGTCTTCCATCACGCTGTTCACGGCCGCGTGAATGTGGTCTACAGGCGCGCGGATGGCCATGTGGGTTGGATCGACCCGCCGGCCATGGCGAACGGCTCCGCCTGA
- a CDS encoding ABC transporter permease produces MGMTEAILLTIITAATPLLIAALGELVVERSGVLNLGVEGMMIVGAATGFAAAVLTGSTLVGVLAGIAAGMILAAIFAALALGLAANQVATGLALTILGIGLSGLIGRDFVGARRDPLAKIAVPWLSDLPMVGKVLFAQDPIVYASALLAVGVWWFLWKTRAGLVLRAVGESHGAAHALGYPVLRIRLLAVLFGGGCAGLAGAYLSLAYTPFWSPGMTAGRGWIALAIVVFAGWLPLRAVIGAYLFGGVTVLQLHAQARGWGIPSQAMSALPYLATIAVLVVIALRRQGEAQAPASLGTPFVPDR; encoded by the coding sequence ATGGGCATGACCGAAGCGATCCTCCTCACCATCATCACCGCGGCGACGCCGCTGCTCATCGCCGCGCTCGGCGAACTGGTGGTGGAGCGTTCGGGGGTGCTCAATCTCGGCGTCGAGGGGATGATGATCGTCGGCGCCGCCACCGGCTTCGCCGCCGCCGTCCTGACGGGGTCGACCCTCGTCGGCGTCCTCGCGGGCATCGCGGCAGGCATGATTCTCGCCGCCATCTTCGCCGCGCTCGCCCTCGGCCTGGCGGCGAACCAGGTGGCGACGGGCCTCGCCCTCACCATCCTCGGCATCGGCCTGTCGGGCCTCATCGGCCGTGACTTCGTCGGTGCGCGCCGCGACCCGCTGGCGAAGATCGCGGTCCCATGGCTCTCCGACCTGCCGATGGTGGGCAAGGTGCTCTTCGCGCAGGATCCGATCGTCTATGCCTCGGCGCTGCTGGCGGTGGGGGTCTGGTGGTTCCTGTGGAAGACGCGCGCCGGCCTCGTGCTCCGGGCGGTGGGCGAAAGCCACGGCGCCGCCCATGCGCTCGGCTATCCGGTGCTGAGGATCCGCCTCCTCGCCGTGCTGTTCGGCGGCGGCTGCGCCGGCCTCGCGGGCGCCTATCTGTCGCTAGCCTATACGCCCTTCTGGTCGCCGGGCATGACGGCGGGCCGCGGCTGGATCGCGCTCGCCATCGTCGTCTTCGCCGGCTGGCTGCCGCTGCGGGCGGTGATCGGCGCCTATCTCTTCGGCGGCGTCACGGTGCTGCAACTGCACGCCCAGGCGCGCGGCTGGGGCATTCCGAGCCAGGCCATGTCGGCGCTGCCCTACCTCGCGACCATCGCCGTGCTCGTCGTCATCGCCCTCCGGCGACAGGGCGAGGCGCAGGCGCCGGCCTCCCTCGGCACGCCCTTCGTTCCCGACCGCTGA
- a CDS encoding ABC transporter permease, with protein MRLILERRDDRPLWLSLASPLAAVGLTLVAGAILFALLGKNPLAALKVFFVDPLSDGWALQELGVKATPLILIGVGLTLCYRANVWNIGAEGQLVMGAVFGSWLALATHGAPNGPWVIALMLALGVLGGMAWALIPALLKARLGVNEILTSLMLVYVAELALDYLVRGRWRDPKGFNFPQSVNFEPEATMPLLFEAGRLHLGFPIAVAVALAAALMMGRSLRGFEIRLAGEAPRAARFAGFDTARTTLLVFAVSGGLAGLAGMIEVAGPIGQLQPSISPGYGFTAIIVAFLGRLNPIGALIAGLFLALTFIGGENAQIAMRIPLDLTRVFQGLLLFFVLGCDTFLLYRLRLAPAARAA; from the coding sequence ATGCGCCTGATCCTCGAACGCCGCGACGACCGCCCGCTGTGGCTCTCCCTCGCCTCGCCGCTGGCCGCCGTCGGCCTGACGCTGGTCGCCGGCGCCATCCTCTTCGCCCTGCTCGGCAAGAACCCGCTCGCCGCGCTGAAGGTCTTCTTCGTCGATCCCCTGAGCGATGGCTGGGCGCTGCAGGAGCTTGGCGTCAAGGCGACGCCGCTGATCCTCATCGGCGTCGGCCTGACGCTCTGCTACCGCGCCAATGTCTGGAACATCGGCGCCGAGGGCCAGCTCGTCATGGGCGCCGTCTTCGGCTCCTGGCTGGCGCTCGCCACCCACGGCGCGCCGAACGGTCCCTGGGTCATCGCCCTCATGCTCGCCCTCGGCGTTCTCGGCGGCATGGCCTGGGCGCTGATCCCGGCCCTGCTCAAGGCGCGGCTCGGGGTGAACGAGATTCTGACCAGCCTGATGCTTGTCTATGTCGCCGAACTCGCCCTCGACTATCTGGTGCGCGGCCGCTGGCGCGATCCCAAGGGCTTCAACTTCCCGCAATCGGTGAATTTCGAGCCGGAGGCGACCATGCCGCTGTTGTTCGAGGCGGGTCGCCTGCATCTCGGCTTCCCCATCGCCGTCGCCGTGGCCCTCGCCGCGGCGCTGATGATGGGACGCAGCCTCAGGGGCTTCGAGATCCGCCTCGCCGGAGAGGCGCCGCGCGCCGCCCGTTTCGCCGGCTTCGACACGGCGCGCACGACGCTCCTCGTCTTCGCCGTCTCAGGCGGCCTCGCGGGGCTCGCCGGCATGATCGAGGTGGCCGGTCCCATCGGGCAGCTCCAGCCCTCCATCTCGCCCGGCTATGGTTTCACCGCCATCATCGTCGCCTTCCTCGGGCGGCTGAACCCCATCGGCGCGCTGATCGCCGGCCTGTTCCTGGCGCTCACCTTCATCGGCGGCGAGAACGCGCAGATCGCCATGCGCATCCCCCTCGACTTGACGCGCGTCTTTCAGGGGCTGCTGCTGTTCTTCGTGCTCGGCTGCGACACGTTCCTGCTCTACCGGCTGCGGCTGGCGCCCGCCGCGAGGGCCGCCTGA
- a CDS encoding ABC transporter ATP-binding protein translates to MAPLLEAQGIVRRFGALVANDHVDLAVARSEIHALLGENGAGKSTLVKILYGLLQPSEGTIAWQGRPVTIASPAEARRLGIGMVFQHFSLFEALTVAENVAMSLPADTPMATIEAEVARLSRAYGLPLEPKREVWRLSVGERQRIEIVRALLQDPKLLILDEPTSVLTPQEADQLFVTLEALKAEGRSILYISHKLDEVRRICDRATVLRLGKVVAAANPRQETAASLARLMVGSEVKELRTAAHAPGTDRLVVQGLSLPAADTHGTALQDIALTVRGGEIVGIAGIAGNGQDELFAALSGERASPHQSIRLDGRSVGALGVTARRRLGAAFVPEERLGHAAAPGFTLTENALLSGHATSGFIRRGLIDRGALADWVARVVAAFDVRMSGPNPPARALSGGNLQKFVVGREILREPKLLVVAQPTWGVDAAAAATIRQALVDLAGRGAAVLVASQDLDELFALSDRLAVISEGRLSEPRPTATLDRETVGLMMGGIHGVAA, encoded by the coding sequence ATGGCCCCGCTCCTGGAGGCCCAGGGCATCGTCCGCAGGTTCGGCGCGCTCGTCGCCAACGACCATGTCGACCTCGCCGTGGCGCGCTCCGAGATCCACGCCCTGCTCGGCGAGAACGGCGCCGGCAAATCGACGCTGGTGAAGATCCTCTACGGCCTGCTGCAGCCCTCGGAAGGGACCATCGCCTGGCAGGGCCGGCCGGTGACCATCGCCAGCCCGGCCGAGGCCCGCCGCCTCGGCATCGGCATGGTGTTCCAGCACTTCTCGCTGTTCGAGGCCCTGACGGTGGCGGAAAACGTCGCCATGTCGCTGCCGGCCGATACCCCCATGGCCACCATCGAGGCGGAGGTGGCACGGCTGTCGCGCGCCTATGGCCTGCCGCTGGAGCCGAAACGCGAGGTGTGGCGCCTGTCGGTCGGCGAGCGGCAGCGCATCGAAATCGTCCGTGCCCTCTTGCAGGACCCGAAGCTCCTCATCCTCGACGAGCCGACCTCGGTGCTGACCCCGCAGGAGGCGGATCAGCTCTTCGTCACGCTCGAGGCGCTGAAGGCGGAGGGGCGCAGCATTCTCTACATCTCCCACAAGCTCGACGAGGTGCGCCGGATCTGCGACCGCGCCACCGTCCTGCGCCTCGGCAAGGTGGTGGCGGCGGCGAACCCGCGGCAGGAGACCGCGGCGAGCCTCGCCCGGCTGATGGTCGGCAGCGAGGTGAAGGAACTGCGCACCGCCGCCCATGCGCCGGGCACCGACCGGCTGGTGGTGCAGGGCCTGTCGCTACCTGCCGCCGACACCCACGGCACGGCGCTGCAGGACATCGCCCTCACGGTGCGCGGCGGCGAGATCGTCGGCATCGCGGGAATCGCCGGCAACGGCCAGGACGAGCTCTTCGCCGCCCTGTCGGGGGAGAGGGCGAGCCCGCACCAGAGCATCCGCCTCGACGGCCGTTCGGTCGGGGCGCTCGGCGTCACCGCCCGCCGCCGGCTGGGCGCCGCCTTCGTGCCGGAGGAGCGGCTGGGCCATGCCGCGGCGCCGGGATTCACCCTCACCGAAAATGCCCTGCTCTCCGGCCACGCCACCAGCGGCTTCATCCGGCGCGGGCTGATCGATCGCGGCGCACTCGCCGACTGGGTGGCGCGGGTGGTCGCCGCCTTCGACGTGAGGATGAGCGGGCCCAACCCGCCGGCGCGGGCGCTGTCCGGCGGCAACCTGCAGAAATTCGTCGTCGGACGCGAGATCCTGCGCGAGCCGAAACTGCTGGTGGTGGCCCAGCCGACCTGGGGCGTCGACGCCGCGGCGGCGGCGACCATCCGTCAGGCGCTGGTGGACCTCGCCGGCCGCGGCGCGGCGGTGCTCGTCGCCAGCCAGGATCTCGACGAACTCTTCGCCCTTTCCGACCGGCTCGCGGTGATCTCGGAGGGGCGTCTGTCGGAGCCCCGTCCCACGGCCACGCTCGACCGCGAGACCGTCGGCCTGATGATGGGCGGCATTCACGGGGTGGCGGCGTGA
- a CDS encoding nucleoside deaminase, whose protein sequence is MSTDLDALFMARTVALSREHMQAGHGGPFGAVVVMDGKAVAEGWNQVTSTNDPTAHAEVVAIRRACTALNRFDLKGATLYSSCEPCPMCLTAALWARVDRIVYGNTREDAAAIGFDDAPFYAEVARAPAVTMARMDHRPSAEARGVFLEWAAKPDKVAY, encoded by the coding sequence ATGAGCACCGATCTCGACGCCCTGTTCATGGCCCGCACCGTCGCCCTGTCGCGCGAGCACATGCAGGCCGGCCACGGCGGGCCCTTCGGCGCCGTCGTGGTGATGGACGGCAAGGCGGTGGCCGAGGGCTGGAACCAGGTCACCTCCACCAACGACCCTACAGCCCATGCCGAGGTCGTCGCCATCCGCCGCGCCTGCACGGCGCTGAACCGCTTCGACCTGAAGGGCGCGACCCTCTATTCGAGCTGCGAGCCCTGCCCCATGTGCCTCACCGCGGCGCTGTGGGCGCGGGTCGACCGCATCGTCTACGGCAACACCCGCGAGGATGCCGCCGCCATCGGCTTCGACGACGCGCCGTTCTATGCGGAGGTGGCGCGCGCGCCCGCCGTCACCATGGCGCGCATGGACCACCGGCCCTCGGCGGAGGCGCGCGGCGTCTTCCTCGAATGGGCCGCCAAGCCCGACAAGGTCGCCTATTGA
- a CDS encoding CaiB/BaiF CoA transferase family protein → MNIPTPPATGPLSDIKVVELGSFIAGPYCGQLLADMGADLIKFEDPGKGDPMRQWGFAKKDGASVWWPVIGRNKKSVTVDLRKGEGQEILRRLLTEADVLLENFRPGTLEKWGLTVEALHALNPKLVIARVSGYGQYGPYAEKAGFAAVAEAMGGMRTINGYPDRLPTRTGLSIGDTLAGIYTAFGIVSALHQRERDGRGQVIDVGLTDAILASIEGIVAEYSVTGHVRGRTGLTSPGFAPSNIYPTLDGHHIVIGANADTICKRLFAVMGMDFLMEDPRFATHGARGQPDNQAEIDRIIADWTRTKPRDELLKLLDGASVPAGGVNDAAAVAADPHFRARDMIVEVEAQGLGRMLMQGIVPKLTRTPGAIRWTGAKLGEHTDAVLAAAGYSAEEIAAMRTGGVL, encoded by the coding sequence ATGAACATTCCCACTCCGCCGGCCACCGGCCCGCTCTCCGACATCAAGGTCGTCGAGCTCGGCTCCTTCATCGCCGGGCCCTATTGCGGCCAGCTCCTCGCCGACATGGGCGCGGACCTCATCAAGTTCGAGGATCCCGGCAAGGGTGACCCGATGCGGCAATGGGGCTTCGCCAAGAAGGACGGCGCCTCGGTCTGGTGGCCGGTCATCGGCCGCAACAAGAAGAGCGTCACCGTGGACCTGAGGAAGGGCGAGGGACAGGAGATCCTGCGCCGGCTCCTCACCGAGGCCGACGTACTGCTGGAGAATTTCCGGCCGGGCACGCTGGAGAAATGGGGCCTCACCGTGGAGGCCCTGCACGCGCTCAATCCGAAGCTCGTCATCGCCCGCGTGTCGGGCTACGGCCAGTACGGGCCCTATGCGGAGAAGGCGGGATTTGCCGCGGTCGCCGAGGCCATGGGCGGCATGCGCACCATCAACGGCTATCCGGACCGGCTGCCGACGCGCACGGGCCTGTCGATCGGCGACACGCTGGCCGGAATCTACACCGCCTTCGGCATCGTCTCCGCCCTCCACCAGCGGGAGCGCGACGGCCGCGGCCAGGTGATCGACGTCGGCCTTACCGACGCCATCCTCGCCTCCATCGAAGGGATCGTGGCGGAATATTCGGTCACCGGCCATGTGCGCGGCCGCACCGGCCTCACCTCGCCGGGCTTTGCCCCCTCCAACATCTATCCGACGCTCGACGGCCACCACATCGTCATCGGCGCCAATGCCGACACCATCTGCAAGCGGCTCTTCGCCGTCATGGGCATGGACTTCCTGATGGAGGACCCGCGCTTTGCGACCCACGGCGCCCGCGGCCAGCCGGACAACCAGGCGGAGATCGACCGCATCATCGCCGACTGGACGCGCACCAAGCCGCGCGACGAACTGTTGAAGCTGCTCGATGGCGCCTCGGTGCCGGCGGGCGGGGTGAACGATGCCGCGGCGGTGGCGGCGGACCCACACTTCCGTGCCCGCGACATGATCGTCGAGGTGGAGGCGCAAGGTCTCGGCCGCATGCTGATGCAGGGCATCGTGCCGAAGCTCACCCGCACCCCCGGCGCCATCCGCTGGACCGGGGCGAAGCTGGGGGAGCATACGGACGCGGTGCTGGCGGCGGCCGGCTACTCGGCCGAGGAGATCGCGGCGATGCGGACGGGCGGGGTGCTCTGA
- a CDS encoding amino acid ABC transporter permease — protein MTAAGTLGVRPLRASLIRRLKADYFSTPLNALVSLACLAAIVAIVVPLVRWAVINADFAGTTRADCTGGGACWVFVKARFGQFMYGFYPPSERWRVNLAALLMIGATALSFWPGLPRRALTVPLLWAGLLVVAAWLLAGGAGLPRVETRQWGGLMLTVFLSVYAGALAVPLGILLALGRQSELPVIRLVATIFIEFWRGVPIITVIFLASLLLPLVMPAGWDIDRLIRALVGLAFVIAAYMAEAVRGGLQAVPKGQWEAASAQGLGYWQTTGLIVLPQALRISMPAMTNEFIALVKNTSLVSIVSIFDLLGIAQASLADPAWVGMNMEAYAFAGTVYWLICFGLSRWSRHLETSRKTTH, from the coding sequence ATGACCGCCGCCGGCACCCTCGGCGTCAGGCCGCTGCGCGCCTCGCTCATCCGGCGCCTGAAGGCCGATTATTTCTCGACGCCGCTCAACGCGCTCGTGTCGCTCGCCTGCCTCGCCGCCATCGTTGCGATCGTGGTGCCGCTCGTCCGCTGGGCCGTGATCAACGCGGATTTCGCCGGCACGACGCGGGCCGACTGCACCGGGGGCGGCGCCTGCTGGGTCTTCGTCAAGGCGCGGTTCGGCCAGTTCATGTACGGCTTCTACCCGCCCTCCGAGCGCTGGCGGGTCAATCTCGCCGCGCTGCTGATGATCGGCGCGACGGCGCTCTCCTTCTGGCCGGGCCTGCCGCGGCGGGCGCTCACGGTGCCGCTCCTCTGGGCCGGGCTCCTCGTCGTCGCGGCCTGGCTGCTCGCCGGCGGCGCCGGCCTGCCGCGGGTCGAGACCCGCCAGTGGGGCGGGCTGATGCTCACCGTGTTCCTGTCGGTCTATGCCGGAGCTCTGGCCGTGCCGCTCGGCATCCTGCTCGCTCTCGGCCGCCAGTCGGAGCTGCCGGTGATCCGGCTGGTGGCCACCATCTTCATCGAATTCTGGCGCGGCGTGCCGATCATCACCGTGATCTTTCTCGCGTCCCTCCTCCTGCCCCTCGTCATGCCGGCGGGTTGGGACATCGACCGCCTGATCCGCGCTCTCGTCGGCCTCGCCTTCGTCATCGCGGCCTATATGGCGGAGGCCGTGCGCGGCGGCCTGCAGGCGGTGCCGAAGGGGCAATGGGAGGCAGCGAGCGCCCAGGGGCTCGGCTACTGGCAGACGACGGGGCTCATCGTCCTGCCCCAGGCGCTGCGCATCTCCATGCCGGCCATGACCAACGAGTTCATCGCGCTGGTGAAGAACACCTCGCTGGTTTCCATCGTCTCGATCTTCGACCTCCTCGGCATCGCCCAGGCCTCGCTCGCCGACCCCGCCTGGGTGGGCATGAACATGGAGGCCTATGCCTTCGCCGGCACGGTCTACTGGCTCATCTGTTTCGGCCTGTCGCGCTGGTCGCGGCACCTCGAGACGTCGCGCAAGACGACGCACTGA
- a CDS encoding amino acid ABC transporter permease, producing MTRYFYDKRVREIFWQVALLAGLAVTIVLVVRNASQNMVNAGMASGFDFLWRTSGIDVPFVLTSYTPESNILALLWVGVANTLVITFVAAIAATLLGFVIGVARLSPNKLLSGLAGAYIEFVRNIPLLFFVLFWYFGVIAALPGPRQSIGLFAVAFLNNRGLTIPIPTDGTAFRIAAVVVLAGFLAQAAIAVWAKRRRDATGAIFPVWATGLALFLGVPAVAFGVAAVVSAWDVPALRGFNFRGGFVLVPEFVALFAALATYTAGFIAEIVRGGIQSVVKGQWEAAYALGLRPNRALNLVVIPQAMRVMIPPLTSQYLNVLKNSSFGAAIAFPELVSVFVGSALTNTGQAIEIIAITLAIYLALGLAVSAFMNWYNARTRLVTR from the coding sequence GTGACCCGTTACTTCTACGACAAGCGCGTGCGCGAGATCTTCTGGCAGGTGGCCCTTCTGGCCGGCCTCGCCGTGACCATCGTCCTCGTGGTGCGCAACGCCTCGCAGAACATGGTCAATGCCGGCATGGCCTCCGGCTTCGATTTCCTGTGGCGGACGTCCGGCATCGACGTGCCCTTCGTGCTGACCTCCTACACGCCCGAGTCCAACATCCTCGCGCTCCTCTGGGTCGGCGTCGCCAACACGCTGGTGATCACCTTCGTCGCGGCGATCGCCGCGACGCTGCTGGGCTTCGTCATCGGCGTCGCCCGGCTCTCGCCGAACAAGCTGCTCTCGGGCCTCGCGGGGGCCTATATCGAGTTCGTGCGCAACATCCCGCTGCTGTTCTTCGTGCTGTTCTGGTATTTCGGGGTCATCGCCGCCCTGCCGGGACCGCGCCAGTCCATCGGCCTCTTCGCCGTCGCCTTCCTCAACAACCGCGGCCTGACCATCCCGATCCCGACCGACGGGACGGCGTTCCGCATCGCCGCCGTCGTGGTCCTCGCCGGCTTCCTCGCCCAGGCGGCCATCGCGGTCTGGGCGAAGCGGCGGCGCGACGCCACCGGCGCCATCTTCCCCGTGTGGGCGACGGGCCTCGCCCTGTTCCTCGGCGTTCCGGCGGTGGCATTCGGCGTCGCCGCCGTGGTGAGCGCCTGGGACGTGCCGGCGCTGCGCGGCTTCAATTTCCGCGGCGGCTTCGTGCTGGTGCCGGAGTTCGTGGCGCTCTTCGCCGCGCTCGCCACCTATACCGCCGGCTTCATCGCCGAAATCGTGCGCGGCGGCATCCAGTCCGTCGTCAAGGGCCAGTGGGAGGCCGCCTATGCGCTCGGCCTCCGGCCCAACCGGGCGCTCAACCTCGTGGTCATTCCGCAGGCGATGCGGGTGATGATCCCGCCGCTCACCAGCCAGTATCTCAACGTGCTGAAGAACTCCTCCTTCGGAGCCGCCATCGCCTTTCCCGAGCTGGTCAGCGTCTTCGTCGGCTCCGCCCTGACCAATACCGGCCAGGCCATCGAGATCATCGCCATCACGCTGGCGATCTATCTCGCCCTCGGCCTGGCGGTCTCCGCCTTCATGAACTGGTACAATGCCCGCACGCGGCTGGTGACCCGATGA
- a CDS encoding amino acid ABC transporter substrate-binding protein, producing MTLLARGVFGAALLALGAGAASAQQLAPSPTLDAIRARGHLECGVHLGLPGFSFANDKGEWTGLDVDFCRAVAAAVLGDANKVRYTPTSVQQRWPVLQSGQVDLLSRNTTITYSRNATLGVNFQGINFYEGQTFIVRTASGAKKPTDLENASICVAAGSTEERTAADYFRERNIKVSIINFQKNDDAIAAYDAGRCDSYTAGVGALAGQRIKLKTPGEHTIMTELISNDPQGPVTRWGDERWQAVVRWVLNGMIAAEQLGVTSKNVEDMRANSKNAEIRRLLGADGNFGAMLGLPNEWMFNAIKQVGNYSESYERTVGKGSPLGLERGSNQLWTRGGLLFTPPFQ from the coding sequence ATGACCCTTCTCGCCCGTGGCGTCTTCGGCGCCGCCCTTCTCGCGCTCGGCGCCGGCGCCGCGAGCGCCCAGCAGCTGGCGCCCTCGCCGACGCTGGACGCCATCCGCGCCCGCGGCCATCTGGAATGCGGCGTGCACCTCGGCCTGCCGGGCTTCTCCTTCGCCAACGACAAGGGCGAGTGGACCGGCCTGGATGTCGACTTCTGCCGCGCCGTGGCCGCCGCCGTGCTCGGCGATGCCAACAAGGTGCGCTACACCCCGACCTCCGTGCAGCAGCGCTGGCCGGTGCTGCAGTCGGGCCAGGTCGACCTCCTGTCGCGCAACACCACCATCACCTACTCGCGCAACGCCACCCTCGGCGTGAACTTCCAGGGCATCAACTTCTACGAGGGCCAGACCTTCATCGTGCGCACCGCCTCGGGCGCCAAGAAGCCGACCGACCTGGAGAACGCCTCGATCTGCGTCGCCGCCGGCTCGACCGAAGAGCGCACCGCCGCCGACTATTTCCGCGAGCGGAACATCAAGGTCTCGATCATCAACTTCCAGAAGAACGACGACGCCATCGCCGCCTACGATGCCGGCCGCTGCGACAGCTACACCGCTGGCGTCGGCGCCCTCGCCGGCCAGCGCATCAAGCTGAAGACCCCGGGCGAGCACACGATCATGACGGAGCTGATCTCGAACGATCCGCAGGGCCCGGTCACCCGCTGGGGCGACGAGCGCTGGCAGGCCGTCGTGCGCTGGGTGCTCAACGGCATGATCGCCGCCGAACAGCTCGGCGTCACCTCGAAGAACGTCGAGGACATGCGCGCCAATTCTAAGAATGCCGAGATCCGCCGCCTGCTCGGCGCCGACGGCAATTTCGGCGCCATGCTCGGCCTGCCGAACGAGTGGATGTTCAACGCCATCAAGCAGGTCGGCAATTATTCCGAGAGCTACGAGCGCACCGTCGGCAAGGGCTCCCCGCTGGGCCTGGAGCGCGGCTCCAACCAGCTCTGGACCCGCGGCGGCCTGCTGTTCACCCCGCCCTTCCAGTGA
- the trpS gene encoding tryptophan--tRNA ligase produces the protein MATFKPLVFSGMQPSGDLHLGNYLGALVNWVAMQETHDCIYCVVDMHAITVWQDPKALQKAIREVTAAYIAAGIDPKRSILFNQSQVHEHAELAWVFNCIARMGWMSRMTQFKDKAGKDKENASLGLFAYPSLMAADILAYRATHVPVGEDQKQHLELTRDIAIKFNNDYAERIAELGLGDAFFPVTEPVIMGPATRVMSLRDGTKKMSKSDPSDYSRIALTDDADTIAQKIRKARTDPEALPSEEAGLKGRAEADNLVGIFAALAGRTKADVLAEFGGGQFSGFKTALADLSVAKLSPITSEMKRLVADPGEIDRILADGAARARAIARPVMDQVKDIVGFVRGG, from the coding sequence ATGGCGACCTTCAAGCCGCTCGTCTTCTCGGGCATGCAGCCTTCCGGCGACCTGCACCTCGGCAATTACCTCGGCGCCCTGGTGAACTGGGTGGCGATGCAGGAGACCCACGATTGCATCTATTGCGTCGTCGACATGCACGCCATCACCGTCTGGCAGGACCCGAAGGCGCTGCAGAAGGCGATCCGAGAGGTCACCGCCGCCTATATCGCCGCCGGCATCGACCCGAAGCGCTCGATCCTGTTCAACCAGAGCCAGGTGCACGAACACGCCGAGCTCGCCTGGGTGTTCAACTGCATCGCGCGGATGGGCTGGATGAGCCGCATGACGCAGTTCAAGGACAAGGCCGGCAAGGACAAGGAGAACGCCTCTCTCGGCCTCTTCGCCTATCCGAGCCTGATGGCCGCCGACATCCTGGCCTATCGCGCAACCCACGTGCCGGTGGGCGAGGACCAGAAGCAGCACCTGGAACTGACCCGCGACATCGCCATCAAATTCAACAACGACTATGCCGAGCGCATCGCCGAGCTCGGCCTGGGCGACGCCTTCTTCCCCGTCACCGAGCCCGTGATCATGGGACCGGCGACGCGTGTGATGAGCCTGCGCGACGGCACCAAGAAGATGTCGAAGTCGGACCCTTCGGACTATTCGCGCATCGCGCTCACCGACGACGCCGACACGATCGCGCAGAAGATCCGCAAGGCCCGCACCGATCCGGAAGCGCTGCCCTCCGAGGAAGCCGGCCTGAAGGGCCGGGCGGAGGCCGACAACCTCGTCGGCATCTTCGCGGCGCTCGCCGGGCGGACCAAGGCGGACGTGCTTGCCGAGTTCGGCGGCGGCCAGTTCTCCGGTTTCAAGACGGCGCTGGCCGACCTGTCGGTAGCCAAGCTCTCGCCGATCACCTCGGAGATGAAGCGCCTCGTGGCCGATCCCGGCGAGATCGACCGCATCCTCGCCGACGGCGCGGCGCGGGCCCGTGCCATCGCCCGCCCGGTCATGGACCAGGTGAAGGACATCGTGGGGTTCGTGCGGGGCGGTTGA